One window of the Triticum dicoccoides isolate Atlit2015 ecotype Zavitan chromosome 3B, WEW_v2.0, whole genome shotgun sequence genome contains the following:
- the LOC119278741 gene encoding uncharacterized protein LOC119278741 isoform X1, which produces MQRCVEDDCRRAEVWCFQLQRQPVDAGKSDQQIEGEIRRELDDGALRPSPPGLPWPLYKLGNHGLMLLLLETPSGFAILSFDGAQLYLPGAKENIWSNFGAEYMARYIIWLKQFKKFKDKSSAIRFDTGVCRRLSKFIKRWRRPGQMLVVGKPEYKTIIEASMGIPCVFDETVMEVMWGVKHIMHSLVPMEKSELTKEERLPMSQGLIKFLNRKGFDVKPEMVNERIVLSACALYDCDEIEKKHDRSLRRAGEQLKDVSGINTQGWSLLELSTALMLICFSEEEILVGDPEELFTAEELCKLLDDAHEYDDKISKYPCRRIYEELVCAFEARAANRILLTSLVKEASARFSPVPEACKVQPWHIAKNSINSFDHPRRKLVMPAPAIEQVYRTKKTVQPSRWVRMLSNVKLLPHMLTVFMKRELGSCRLLREIMTKVHRWRKMKLLTCRNIE; this is translated from the exons ATGCAGAGGTGCGTAGAAGACGACTGTCGGCGAGCGGAGGTGTGGTGCTTCCAGCTACAACGGCAGCCTGTGGATGCTGGCAAGAG TGACCAGCAAATTGAGGGCGAGATACGACGCGAGCTCGACGACGGGGCGCTGCGGCCATCTCCACCAGGGTTGCCATGGCCG CTTTACAAATTGGGGAACCACGGGCTGATGCTGCTGCTGTTGGAGACGCCCTCGGGCTTTGCAATTCTATCTTTCGACGGGGCCCAGCTCTATCTACCAGGCGCCAAGGAG AATATCTGGTCGAACTTCGGAGCGGAATATATGGCACGATAT ATTATTTGGCTCAAACAATTCAAAAAGTTCAAGGACAAGTCTAGCGCCATTAGGTTCGATACTGGTGTTTGCAGAAGGCTGTCTAAGTTCATCAAGAGGTGGCGCCGTCCTGGGCAGATGTTAGTTGTTGGGAAACCTGAGTATAAAACAATCATCGAAGCGAGCATG GGCATACCTTGCGTTTTCGATGAAACTGTGATGGAGGTGATGTGGGGCGTGAAGCATATCATGCATAGTCTGGTGCCTATGGAAAAATCTGAGCTGACTAAGGAGGAGCGCCTCCCCATGAGTCAAGGACTAATAAAGTTCCTGAATCGTAAAGGCTTTGATGTCAAACCAGAGATG GTCAATGAGCGCATTGTTCTGTCAGCATGTGCCTTGTATGATTGCGATGAAATCGAGAAGAAACATGATCGGTCCTTGAGACGTGCCGGTGAGCAACTTAAGGATGTGTCTGGCATCAACACCCAGGGCTGGAGCTTACTGGAACTTTCAACAGCTCTGATGCTTATATGTTTCTCTGAAGAAGAAATTCTAGTTGGTGATCCGGAAGAG TTATTTACAGCTGAGGAGCTGTGTAAGTTACTGGATGATGCACACGAATACGACGACAAGATCTCAAAGTACCCATGCCGAAGAATCTACGAAGAACTAGTGTGTGCCTTTGAAGCTAGAGCAGCGAATAGAATACTTTTGACCTCCTTGGTTAAGGAGGCAAGTGCGCGTTTCTCTCCGGTACCCGAAGCTTGCAAAGTACAACCATGGCATATAGCTAAGAATAGCATCAATTCATTCGATCACCCGCGGAGAAAATTGGTAATGCCGGCCCCTGCTATTGAGCAAGTTTATAGAACAAAGAAGACCGTGCAGCCCTCCAGATGGGTGCGGATGCTTTCCAACGTGAAGCTCCTGCCTCACATGCTCACGGTTTTCATGAAGCGGGAACTCGGGTCCTGCAGATTGCTGCGGGAGATCATGACGAAGGTACATCGCTGGAGGAAGATGAAGCTCTTGACATGCAGGAATATTGAGTAG
- the LOC119278741 gene encoding uncharacterized protein LOC119278741 isoform X2: MLLLLETPSGFAILSFDGAQLYLPGAKENIWSNFGAEYMARYIIWLKQFKKFKDKSSAIRFDTGVCRRLSKFIKRWRRPGQMLVVGKPEYKTIIEASMGIPCVFDETVMEVMWGVKHIMHSLVPMEKSELTKEERLPMSQGLIKFLNRKGFDVKPEMVNERIVLSACALYDCDEIEKKHDRSLRRAGEQLKDVSGINTQGWSLLELSTALMLICFSEEEILVGDPEELFTAEELCKLLDDAHEYDDKISKYPCRRIYEELVCAFEARAANRILLTSLVKEASARFSPVPEACKVQPWHIAKNSINSFDHPRRKLVMPAPAIEQVYRTKKTVQPSRWVRMLSNVKLLPHMLTVFMKRELGSCRLLREIMTKVHRWRKMKLLTCRNIE, translated from the exons ATGCTGCTGCTGTTGGAGACGCCCTCGGGCTTTGCAATTCTATCTTTCGACGGGGCCCAGCTCTATCTACCAGGCGCCAAGGAG AATATCTGGTCGAACTTCGGAGCGGAATATATGGCACGATAT ATTATTTGGCTCAAACAATTCAAAAAGTTCAAGGACAAGTCTAGCGCCATTAGGTTCGATACTGGTGTTTGCAGAAGGCTGTCTAAGTTCATCAAGAGGTGGCGCCGTCCTGGGCAGATGTTAGTTGTTGGGAAACCTGAGTATAAAACAATCATCGAAGCGAGCATG GGCATACCTTGCGTTTTCGATGAAACTGTGATGGAGGTGATGTGGGGCGTGAAGCATATCATGCATAGTCTGGTGCCTATGGAAAAATCTGAGCTGACTAAGGAGGAGCGCCTCCCCATGAGTCAAGGACTAATAAAGTTCCTGAATCGTAAAGGCTTTGATGTCAAACCAGAGATG GTCAATGAGCGCATTGTTCTGTCAGCATGTGCCTTGTATGATTGCGATGAAATCGAGAAGAAACATGATCGGTCCTTGAGACGTGCCGGTGAGCAACTTAAGGATGTGTCTGGCATCAACACCCAGGGCTGGAGCTTACTGGAACTTTCAACAGCTCTGATGCTTATATGTTTCTCTGAAGAAGAAATTCTAGTTGGTGATCCGGAAGAG TTATTTACAGCTGAGGAGCTGTGTAAGTTACTGGATGATGCACACGAATACGACGACAAGATCTCAAAGTACCCATGCCGAAGAATCTACGAAGAACTAGTGTGTGCCTTTGAAGCTAGAGCAGCGAATAGAATACTTTTGACCTCCTTGGTTAAGGAGGCAAGTGCGCGTTTCTCTCCGGTACCCGAAGCTTGCAAAGTACAACCATGGCATATAGCTAAGAATAGCATCAATTCATTCGATCACCCGCGGAGAAAATTGGTAATGCCGGCCCCTGCTATTGAGCAAGTTTATAGAACAAAGAAGACCGTGCAGCCCTCCAGATGGGTGCGGATGCTTTCCAACGTGAAGCTCCTGCCTCACATGCTCACGGTTTTCATGAAGCGGGAACTCGGGTCCTGCAGATTGCTGCGGGAGATCATGACGAAGGTACATCGCTGGAGGAAGATGAAGCTCTTGACATGCAGGAATATTGAGTAG
- the LOC119278741 gene encoding uncharacterized protein LOC119278741 isoform X3: MQRCVEDDCRRAEVWCFQLQRQPVDAGKSDQQIEGEIRRELDDGALRPSPPGLPWPLYKLGNHGLMLLLLETPSGFAILSFDGAQLYLPGAKENIWSNFGAEYMARYIIWLKQFKKFKDKSSAIRFDTGVCRRLSKFIKRWRRPGQMLVVGKPEYKTIIEASMGIPCVFDETVMEVMWGVKHIMHSLVPMEKSELTKEERLPMSQGLIKFLNRKGFDVKPEMVSLPVAQSMSALFCQHVPCMIAMKSRRNMIGP, from the exons ATGCAGAGGTGCGTAGAAGACGACTGTCGGCGAGCGGAGGTGTGGTGCTTCCAGCTACAACGGCAGCCTGTGGATGCTGGCAAGAG TGACCAGCAAATTGAGGGCGAGATACGACGCGAGCTCGACGACGGGGCGCTGCGGCCATCTCCACCAGGGTTGCCATGGCCG CTTTACAAATTGGGGAACCACGGGCTGATGCTGCTGCTGTTGGAGACGCCCTCGGGCTTTGCAATTCTATCTTTCGACGGGGCCCAGCTCTATCTACCAGGCGCCAAGGAG AATATCTGGTCGAACTTCGGAGCGGAATATATGGCACGATAT ATTATTTGGCTCAAACAATTCAAAAAGTTCAAGGACAAGTCTAGCGCCATTAGGTTCGATACTGGTGTTTGCAGAAGGCTGTCTAAGTTCATCAAGAGGTGGCGCCGTCCTGGGCAGATGTTAGTTGTTGGGAAACCTGAGTATAAAACAATCATCGAAGCGAGCATG GGCATACCTTGCGTTTTCGATGAAACTGTGATGGAGGTGATGTGGGGCGTGAAGCATATCATGCATAGTCTGGTGCCTATGGAAAAATCTGAGCTGACTAAGGAGGAGCGCCTCCCCATGAGTCAAGGACTAATAAAGTTCCTGAATCGTAAAGGCTTTGATGTCAAACCAGAGATGGTGAGTTTACCAGTTGCCCA GTCAATGAGCGCATTGTTCTGTCAGCATGTGCCTTGTATGATTGCGATGAAATCGAGAAGAAACATGATCGGTCCTTGA